One stretch of Rosistilla oblonga DNA includes these proteins:
- a CDS encoding esterase/lipase family protein yields MRTKFSIWLILLVAIMNQSTNHADEPVPESAGFVANLKLPTLGGVQFWTDLRWWYGWRIQQNKLTDQCRLLNPSNIRHFSGSREACDARLAEIVSDGPWPEPPQRVVICLHGLMRTHRSFASLGKRIEKETPATVIHFGYASTRAPVSQHARALRGLIESLPGQPQIDLVGHSMGNIVARHAIGDWQTEGDPAGVLDRLGRFVMQGPPNQGAQIAKRLQSTTVFEIITGTSGVQLGINWDELQQHLATPPCEFGIIAGAFEMGRFRNPLVDGDSDLIVSVEEAKLSGANDFVIVPVLHSFLMDDKDVQELTLRFLETGAFADDGQRNPLP; encoded by the coding sequence ATGCGTACGAAGTTCTCAATCTGGCTGATATTGCTGGTCGCGATCATGAACCAATCCACCAATCACGCCGACGAACCGGTTCCTGAATCCGCAGGGTTTGTCGCGAATTTAAAGCTTCCGACCTTGGGAGGCGTCCAGTTCTGGACCGATCTGCGTTGGTGGTACGGTTGGCGAATCCAGCAGAACAAATTGACCGATCAGTGCCGCCTGCTGAATCCATCGAACATTCGCCACTTCTCCGGTTCGCGAGAGGCCTGCGACGCGCGGTTGGCGGAGATCGTTAGCGACGGTCCTTGGCCCGAGCCACCGCAGCGAGTCGTCATTTGTCTGCACGGCCTGATGCGGACCCATCGCTCGTTTGCCTCCTTAGGAAAACGGATCGAAAAGGAAACGCCGGCGACAGTCATCCACTTCGGCTATGCGAGCACACGCGCTCCGGTCAGCCAGCACGCTCGCGCGCTTCGAGGGCTGATCGAGAGCCTGCCCGGCCAACCGCAGATCGATTTGGTCGGTCACAGCATGGGGAACATCGTCGCTCGGCATGCGATCGGCGATTGGCAAACCGAGGGCGATCCGGCGGGCGTCTTGGATCGACTGGGGCGATTTGTGATGCAGGGGCCGCCGAATCAGGGCGCTCAGATCGCCAAGCGGTTGCAGTCGACAACGGTGTTCGAAATCATCACCGGAACCAGCGGCGTGCAGTTGGGGATCAATTGGGACGAACTGCAGCAACATCTGGCGACGCCGCCGTGCGAGTTCGGGATCATTGCTGGCGCGTTTGAGATGGGACGTTTTCGCAATCCCTTAGTCGATGGTGACAGCGATCTGATCGTCAGCGTTGAAGAGGCGAAGCTTTCGGGAGCGAACGACTTTGTGATCGTGCCGGTGTTGCATTCGTTTTTGATGGACGACAAAGACGTCCAAGAGTTGACGCTACGGTTTCTAGAGACCGGCGCCTTCGCGGACGACGGCCAACGCAACCCGCTGCCCTGA
- a CDS encoding DUF262 domain-containing protein, translating to MNDSTGNRNSPPGQRLQAQGFRVEQLLADTATGRVRVPNFQRPLRWRARHVIDFFDSIRRGFPVGNLLLSRDYAPAGVVKFGPIEFDSAEQHSALWVVDGQQRIMALTATLLRREVIPRSDYWSIWYDLEREEFRQLLKKEPPAGWLPLNVIANSVDLLKWIRNWPLGLEHEDLVDRALELGKAVREYEVPAYIVEGTSEEQLRLIFTRVNTAGVDMRESEIFEALYRTDEERPIRSAVSRLCDLEFGSLDKDLFLRCLRAACGTSVRASSESPDELPDHSIERTERALRRAVDAIKLSAGIPHWKLLPYRLPLIVLTAFYDLYPAEDSRIDRLVAHWIWRGALTGDHEKVSDARVDRIVKQIREATSASQAIMALLADLAPLQSNDALPNHPRHELDQPLSLGRATGKIFIIAMLAAGPRQIGATNQSMLWDVDEELDTPAVPTAGSPDQPKFYWSITKQGNLGIDTIIKLPGMKKRDILSAPPEVLDSFLLNLELIEHLNHDRIDQYRECRRILLLDWFSHFVVDRLGDRADLRPNIQSILEANV from the coding sequence ATGAATGATTCCACTGGCAATCGAAATTCCCCTCCGGGGCAACGCCTTCAGGCGCAGGGGTTCCGCGTCGAACAACTACTTGCCGATACCGCAACTGGCCGCGTGCGCGTGCCCAATTTTCAGCGTCCACTGCGGTGGCGTGCGCGGCATGTCATCGACTTTTTTGATTCCATTCGCCGTGGTTTCCCGGTTGGCAACCTTTTGCTCTCCCGAGATTACGCACCGGCTGGCGTCGTGAAATTTGGCCCAATTGAGTTCGATTCAGCCGAACAGCACAGTGCCTTGTGGGTTGTTGATGGACAGCAGCGGATCATGGCGTTAACAGCCACGCTACTGCGACGGGAAGTCATCCCACGGAGCGACTACTGGTCGATCTGGTACGACTTAGAACGAGAGGAGTTTCGTCAATTACTAAAGAAGGAGCCTCCTGCAGGCTGGCTCCCGCTAAATGTTATTGCCAACTCAGTCGACCTTTTGAAATGGATTCGGAATTGGCCGCTCGGCTTGGAACACGAAGATTTGGTAGATCGTGCACTGGAGCTTGGCAAGGCGGTACGAGAGTATGAGGTTCCAGCGTATATTGTCGAAGGAACCAGCGAGGAGCAATTGCGTCTGATCTTCACGCGAGTTAACACCGCTGGAGTCGACATGCGAGAGTCAGAGATTTTCGAAGCTTTGTACCGAACCGACGAAGAGCGTCCGATTCGATCGGCGGTCTCGCGGCTTTGCGATCTAGAATTTGGCTCACTGGACAAAGACCTTTTTCTGCGCTGCCTGCGAGCGGCATGCGGTACATCGGTCCGTGCATCCAGCGAATCACCGGATGAACTCCCCGACCATTCGATTGAACGCACCGAACGAGCGCTCCGCCGTGCTGTCGACGCCATTAAGCTATCCGCAGGAATTCCGCACTGGAAACTGCTGCCCTATCGCCTGCCATTGATCGTACTGACGGCTTTCTACGACCTCTATCCAGCCGAAGATTCCCGCATCGATCGACTCGTAGCCCATTGGATCTGGCGCGGTGCATTGACTGGCGATCACGAGAAAGTTTCCGATGCACGCGTCGATCGAATTGTGAAGCAGATACGCGAAGCGACGTCCGCGAGCCAAGCGATTATGGCGCTGCTTGCAGACCTCGCACCGTTGCAGAGCAATGATGCACTGCCAAACCATCCAAGGCACGAGCTTGATCAACCGCTATCGCTGGGACGCGCGACTGGCAAGATTTTCATCATCGCGATGCTCGCTGCGGGGCCGCGACAAATCGGAGCAACAAACCAGTCGATGCTTTGGGACGTCGATGAAGAACTAGACACACCTGCTGTTCCGACAGCGGGATCACCAGATCAGCCGAAGTTCTATTGGTCGATAACCAAGCAAGGAAATTTGGGGATCGACACAATCATCAAACTTCCGGGAATGAAGAAAAGGGACATCCTGTCAGCTCCCCCCGAAGTGCTGGATTCGTTCCTGCTAAACCTTGAGTTGATCGAACATCTGAATCATGACCGGATCGATCAATACCGTGAATGCAGGCGAATACTTCTCCTCGATTGGTTTTCGCATTTTGTCGTCGACCGTCTTGGAGACCGCGCTGATTTGCGGCCCAACATTCAATCGATCCTCGAGGCAAACGTCTGA